The proteins below are encoded in one region of Hordeum vulgare subsp. vulgare chromosome 3H, MorexV3_pseudomolecules_assembly, whole genome shotgun sequence:
- the LOC123441312 gene encoding calcium-transporting ATPase 7, plasma membrane-type-like — translation MYMPHEDEGHSHAEADADAAAVSSSIRGLVKDKCHDCFRRLGGSTGIAAKLTSHPKRGIRDEDMTLSWRKKEFGDNTCPKPRPRTFFRHVLDALGHVSVVALLASAAVSLGLGIMEHGVKDGWYDGATIFLAAFVVFGVTAVISHAQAKRDHKLATESANLVVTVVRAARRQEISVFDVVVGDVLILKTGDVVPADGVFLDGHGFQVDESSLTGHPGPIDIDAGTNPFLASGVKVVNGHGSMLVTAVGTNTTAWSILSTLKLNTRPAPLEERLESLISTIGKATVAVALVAFTVLLVRHFTNSSTGKPLLIEKGVPIAVSLMATFAMKMMVKDKALVHSLSASVTVICTDMTGMLTLNRMEVTEFWVGTARPRTPTAISSSVVGLLCQGVGLNTTGSVYKPDNVSQPEISGSPVEKALLSWATADLSMDAAALKRSCKVVHVEAFNSDEKPSPSRAIIRDKATRLLVAHWKGGAEVLLAMCSMYMDTDATVRELGVEQRNKLEKVIRDMVASGLRCLGFAYKKVDDTEQSKVHHLEELTLLGIVGLKDTCRPEVNATIEDCTKASMAVKMLTGDNILMALTIAKECGIISSNDPDGVVIEGHQFRAMSVTRQLQMVDKIRVMASSRPQDKLLLVKRLKHKGHVVAVTAGEGINDAAALKEADVVLCMDVHGTDVSTDTIFLNGKFDVVVKATRWGRCAYHNFQKFIQFHIIVNAVAIIVNFMSAVTMGNVPLTTVQIMWVNLVMGVMSTLALSTDKPTDALMESPPISRTTRLINNAMCYIMAAQAMFQIAVLLGLQFLGNDDQASATMIFNVFMLFQVFNEFNMRDNVLAGVLKNRMFLLIVALALVLQVVTVEVLTKFVGTTKLGLGQWGVCLAIATVSWPVGWAVKFIPVPVRSS, via the coding sequence GCTGCAGTCTCCTCCTCCATCaggggcctcgtcaaggataagTGCCATGACTGCTTTCGCCGCCTCGGCGGAAGCACCGGCATCGCGGCCAAGCTCACTTCCCACCCGAAGCGGGGCATCAGGGACGAGGACATGACGTTGAGCTGGCGCAAGAAGGAGTTCGGCGACAATACGTGCCCCAAGcccaggcccaggaccttcttccGCCACGTCTTGGACGCGCTCGGCCACGTCTCCGTCGTCGCGCTACTCGCCAGTGCCGCCGTCTCCCTCGGCTTAGGCATCATGGAGCATGGCGTCAAGGACGGGTGGTACGACGGTGCCACCATCTTCCTCGCCGCATTCGTCGTCTTCGGCGTCACCGCGGTCATCAGCCACGCCCAGGCCAAGAGGGACCACAAGCTCGCCACCGAGTCCGCCAACCTTGTCGTCACCGTCGTCCGCGCCGCCAGGAGACAGGAGATCTCCGTATTTGACGTCGTCGTCGGCGACGTGCTCATACTCAAGACCGGCGACGTCGTTCCAGCGGACGGGGTGTTCCTAGACGGCCACGGCTTCCAGGTGGACGAGTCGAGTTTGACGGGACATCCCGGCCCTATCGACATCGACGCCGGGACgaaccccttcctcgcctccggcgTGAAGGTCGTCAACGGCCACGGCTCCATGCTCGTCACCGCCGTCGGCACCAACACCACGGCTTGGAGCATCCTCTCAACGTTGAAATTGAACACTCGCCCGGCGCCGCTAGAGGAGCGCCTCGAGAGTCTCATTTCAACCATCGGCAAGGCTACCGTCGCCGTCGCGCTTGTCGCCTTCACCGTGCTCCTCGTTCGCCATTTCACCAACAGTAGCACGGGAAAGCCGCTGTTGATTGAAAAGGGCGTGCCGATTGCGGTGTCTCTCATGGCCACCTTTgccatgaagatgatggtgaaGGATAAGGCGCTGGTGCACAGTTTGTCGGCGTCGGTCACGGTCATCTGCACCGACATGACCGGAATGCTCACCCTCAACAGGATGGAGGTGACCGAGTTCTGGGTCGGCACTGCCCGACCTAGAACCCCCACGGCGATATCTAGCAGCGTCGTTGGCCTGCTGTGCCAGGGCGTCGGGCTCAACACCACCGGAAGCGTGTACAAGCCGGACAATGTATCCCAACCGGAGATATCGGGCAGCCCGGTGGAGAAGGCACTTCTGTCATGGGCCACGGCGGACCTCTCCATGGATGCTGCCGCCTTGAAGAGGAGCTGCAAGGTAGTACATGTGGAGGCTTTCAACTCCGACGAGAAGCCCAGCCCCAGCCGTGCAATAATCAGGGACAAGGCCACACGTTTGTTGGTCGCGCACTGGAAAGGCGGCGCGGAGGTGCTCCTTGCCATGTGCTCCATGTACATGGACACGGATGCAACGGTGCGTGAACTCGGTGTGGAGCAGCGGAACAAGCTTGAGAAGGTGATCCGCGATATGGTGGCAAGCGGCCTCCGGTGCCTCGGCTTTGCTTATAAAAAGGTTGACGACACTGAGCAATCAAAGGTTCATCACCTGGAGGAACTGACATTGTTAGGTATAGTCGGCTTGAAAGACACTTGCCGACCAGAGGTCAATGCCACCATTGAAGATTGCACAAAGGCAAGCATGGCCGTGAAGATGCTCACCGGCGATAACATCCTCATGGCCCTTACTATCGCCAAGGAGTGCGGCATCATTTCGAGCAATGACCCCGACGGAGTCGTCATCGAGGGACACCAGTTCCGGGCCATGTCAGTGACACGACAACTCCAGATGGTGGACAAGATCCGTGTCATGGCGAGTTCCCGGCCCCAAGACAAGCTGTTGCTGGTGAAGCGGCTGAAGCACAAGGGCCACGTGGTGGCCGTGACCGCCGGCGAGGGCATCAATGATGCGGCGGCTCTCAAGGAGGCCGACGTGGTGCTGTGCATGGACGTCCATGGCACCGATGTCTCCACGGACACCATCTTCCTCAACGGCAAGTTCGACGTAGTGGTGAAGGCTACCCGGTGGGGACGCTGTGCCTATCACAACTTCCAGAAGTTCATCCAGTTCCACATCATCGTCAACGCCGTCGCAATCATCGTCAACTTCATGTCGGCGGTCACCATGGGTAACGTTCCACTGACCACCGTGCAAATCATGTGGGTGAACCTGGTGATGGGCGTCATGAGCACGCTGGCGCTATCCACTGACAAGCCCACCGACGCGCTCATGGAATCCCCACCCATTTCCCGCACGACACGGCTCATCAACAATGCCATGTGTTACATCATGGCCGCGCAGGCAATGTTTCAGATCGCCGTGCTGCTGGGGCTCCAATTCCTTGGCAACGATGACCAAGCCAGTGCCACCAtgatcttcaatgtcttcatgctCTTCCAGGTGTTCAACGAGTTCAACATgagggacaacgtccttgccggggTGCTCAAGAATAGGATGTTCCTCCTCATCGTCGCCCTGGCGCTCGTGCTGCAGGTGGTGACGGTGGAGGTGCTCACGAAGTTCGTTGGTACCACGAAGCTCGGCTTGGGGCAATGGGGCGTCTGCCTCGCCATCGCCACCGTGTCGTGGCCCGTTGGTTGGGCCGTCAAGTTCATCCCAGTGCCGGTTCGTAGCAGTTGA